ACGAGACGAACTCCTCTAGCCCAGAGGCCATATGGAGATGGAGCCCTATCTTGAAGAAGGATACGACCCCATCCAAACCATCGACGATCTCTCGCGCTCGCTCAACCGACGGAACGTCGAGGGCTACAATGAGGCGGTCCCCAATCTGTGGGCTAGTCATTGGTCCTACTCTTGCTGGTCTGGTCACCTCTGGCGCCATCGTGAGGATTAAGGAGAGCTTGGTAGTCCTTGAGAACTCGAGCTACGGCTTCCCTCACAAGCACGCTCTTCGGAACCCTCGTCGTTTCGGATATGGTGTCGAGTTGCGCTACCTGGTCGGGTTCTAGAGATACGGTGATCGAGATCTTCCTTGTTACAGCCAACGGGCATTCCTCCTCATAGCGAAGAATCATGAGTATGCTAACCATAATAATTGCACTTGTCAAGGGCGAGGGCATACCCAGCTGCAAACGGAAGCTGCCGCAAGGATGTCCTGCAGTTCGCGCGGGCTCAAGCGAACGTGTTCGCGTTCCACGGCATCGCGCCGCTGTGGTACCATCGAAGCCGCTGCATTGCGCGGCGTCATGGCGGCAACGGCCCGACCCAACGCGCGTGCTGTCCGGCGGATCCCGAGGAGAACGTGTCATGGAGCTCATCTTCTTCACGAAGTTCCTCAAGAGTCTGAACCCTCAGCAGATCGGCGAAGCGGCGAAGCGCATCGGCGTCGACGGGGTCGATCTGGCGGTCCGAGACGGGTACGCGGTGAACCCGTCGAACGTCTCGACGGCGCTGGCTCCGGCGATGCGCACCTGGCGGTCGCAGGGCGTCACTGTGCCGATGGTGACCCTCGAAGGCGGCGCGACCGATCCGTCGGACCCGACCCTCATCGCGATCTTCGAAGCGTGCGGAGCCGAGGGCATCGGGCTCATCAAGCTGGGCTACTGGCACTGGGGCGGCTCCCAGCCGTATTGGGAGGGCGTCGCGTCGATCCGCCGCGCTTTGGAGGGGTTCACGAAGCTGGGAGAGCGAACGGGCGTCTGCAGCCTGATCCATACGCACAGCGGGAGTTGCTTCGGGCTGAACGCATCGGCGGCGATGCACCTGGCGCACGACTTCGACCCGAAGCATGTGGGCGTGTACCTCGACCCCGGGCACCTCGCGTTGTGCGGGGAACCCCTACCGATGGCGCTCGCGATGGTGGGTTCCCACCTGAAGATGGTCGGAGCGAAGAACGCGCGCCACGAACGCGCCGACGGCGGAAAATGGCGAACCGTCTGGACGACGCTCGCCGACGGGCTGGTTGATTGGGGCGGCGCGGTCCAGACGTTCGCGCGGTCCGGGTTCGAGGGTCCTTTCAGCGTCCACGGCGAGTACTCGGTCACCGAGGAGACAGAGGGCGTGCTCCGACTCGCCGCCGAGGATGTCGCGCTGCTGCGTGCTGCCGCTGGCTGAACGAGGTCGGCAGATGCCCGGATCGGTTCGACGTGAGATCGCGATGAGCCGCTACTTGACGGTGATTGCGGACGCGGACGCGATGGTCGCTGTCGCGCGCAAGCGTCCAGGTCACGTCGGATGCCCTCCGACGTGCCACGACTGCTGCCACTCGGGCGCCGTTCTGCCCGTCGGCGCGGTCGAGATGGAGCACATGCTCAACGCGCTGGAAGCCTTCCCGCCGGCCCTTCAGGCGTTCATTCTGGGCAAGGCGCAGGCTTCTGTGGCTCGGTTACGAGCGGCTGGGCTGGACGCGGACGCGATCATGCAGGACCCCACGGCGGCTGCCGATGCTGCGCTGGACGATAGGCGCGTCTCGGCGTGTGCGTTCCTGATCGGCGGCGTGTGCTCCGTCTACGAACACCGTCCGATCATCTGCCGGACGTGGGGCGTACCGCTTTCGACGGGCGATAGCGTTTCGTGCTGCCCCAAGACGCGGCTCGCCGTCGATCCCGACCCGGCATCGGCGTTGCCGTATCCCGAGCTCTGGCGCCGCGTTCGGGTTCTCAGCGCGTCGCTGGATCAGGAGAACAAGGAGCCGATGGCGTACGCCGCACTCCGCCGATGGGAGTTGCGCCGAGCGGGCGAACCGTGAGGCAGGCGGCTCGATGCAGGCAGGACGTGGACGGTTCCGAAGCGGTCGCCGCGCCTGTTCGGTTTGCCTTAGCCCGTTGGCTGCACTAACATACGCTACGGCGTCATGGCGCTGGAGAGCCGCCCTGCGCCTATCGACAGGAACAGCGGGCTGGATTGCAGACAGAACACGGATCCTACGACACACACGTTCGGACGGAGGATCGGGCTTCATGATTCGAGCTGGCAGGCCCAAGCACAAAATCTGCCGGAAGGCGGGCTATTGCCTGTGGGGCGACCCGCGCTGTCCCTCGCTCAAGCGTCCCTACGCATCCGGTGAGCACGGGCAGAAGCAGTATCGGCGGTCGGACTACTCGCGGATGCTTTTCGAGAAGCAGAAGCTCCGATACACGTTCAACGTGACGGAGCGTCAGTTCCGCAACAGCTTCGACAAGGCGAAGCGGATGGCGGGAGTCACGGCGGAGAATCTGCTTCGGCTGCTAGAGACACGGCTCGACTCGATCGTGTTTCGTTCCGGGTTGGCGGCGTCTCCGTTCCATGCGCGCCAGCTCGTCGCTCACGGGCATTTCCTGCTCGATGGGCATCGGGTCACGATTCCTTCGATGGTGATCAAGCCGGGACAGGTCATCTCGATCCGTCCGAAGTCGCGCAGCCAGGATTGGGCTGACATCGGCGTGGCGCACCTCGACAACCTGCCGGTTCCTTACCTGCAGGGGAACGCGCAGCAAGGCTCCGTTTGGCTGACCGCGCTTCCCAACATGGATCAGGTGCCCATCGGCGATATCGACGTGCAGCAGACGGTTTCCTACTACTCGCGCGTGTAGCGCAGGAACCGTCCGACGGAGCAAAGACCGACGAATGCCCGGGCTCCTGAGGGGCCCGGGCATTGCCATCTCGCACTCCGTAGCCGTCTATCGCGTCTTCAGATACCCCCATGCGATGGGCGCCTTGCTGTGCGGGGACACCGCCAGCACGGCTTCGGTGTCGAGCGTGACGTCGTCGGGCGGGGGCTCGACGCGCAACGTGTAGCCGCATTCACCGCCATTCTCGCCGACTTCGGCGAGAATGGGAACCCACTCGCCTGCCGGCACGGTCGCCTCTCCGGCATCGGTGTCCATTGCCCAGTTGCGGTCAGCGAGCCCTTCGGTCGTCTTGACTCCGTTCACCCAGGTCGTCTCCGGGTCGTCGCTCCCAGCCTTGAAACTGATCTTGCCGCCCTTGCTCCATTTTGCCAAGCAGAACAGGTACTGATGGAACTGGTTCAAGCCGGTGCCGCCCCATTCCACCCAGTCGAACTGATTCCCGCTGGCGAAGAGGTTTCCCTGTTTCGCGTCGACGAGGTCCTGGAAGTTGATGGGGATCCACCAACTGCCGTCCTTGCCGATGCCCTCCGAGTTCTTCTTCGACTTCATCCCTGCGACTGGGTAGCTCTTGGCGTTCTTGGTCGTCACCTCCAGCTCGGAGACGCCCATGTAGTCCTTGAGCAAATCCTTCGCCATCGACGCGACGCCGCCGCCTGCGCCCAGGATGATGGGCGGATCGAGGACGAGCCAGCTCATCAGGTAGAACCCCTTCTTGAGGGGTCCCTCTCCGCCGAGGTCGACGTCGCTCATGAACCCGTACTTGCCGGTGTAGTAATCGAGGTGCTGGTGCTTGCTGTCCGCAGGGACTTTCTGCACCAGCCGCTTCGCTGTGTCGGGTCCATCCTTTGCCAGGAGACCCAGGGGCAACGCAGCAAGAGCCAGAATCGACACGACGAGAGCAGACCTACGCATGGCGCCACCTCCTCCGCTCGGGACTGTTATCGCCGCCGCGTGACCAGATGCCGCGCGGTCTGGCATACCGTCGCGAGTGTCCAGGTAGCGTAACGCAAGCCAAGCATTCGAGCAACGAAATCGTCACGTCTCACCGGGTCGTTTTGTTGCCCGGCGCTGGTTCGGGTAAACTGACGAAGCCGGAGCTGCGTCGAACACGTCCGTCCGCCCTACCAGTCGAGAATAGAAGGGACCCGTCGTGTGATGCGCATGCGGCATCTCCGGTGCGGCTCGATCTTGGTCATCGCTTTGCTCGCCTGTGCGTCAGGCGCGGCGGCGCAGTCGGCGTCATACGGCAAGCTGGATCCCCTCCTGGTTCCTCTTCTCAGCCGATCCGTCGAACAGGTTCCGTACGTGCAGCCCCTCATGCGGAATGGGCGGATCGTCGCGCTCGTCCGGACGATTGGCGATCCGCGCTCACTCTCTCAATACGGCGTTCGTGTCAACACGGTCGTGCGAGACATCGCGTCGGTGGAGATTCCACCCGATGCGTTGCGCGGCTTGGTGTTGTCGCCGCAGATCGTCGCCATCGAAGGCGCGAGGCGCGCGACTCCATCGGCTCCGGCTCAGGACGCCACCGCCGAACTGACGGGCGTTCTGGAGGTTCACGCGTCGAGCCCGTCGTATACGGGACGCAGAGTCGTCGTCGGCTTGGTGGATATCGGGATCGACTTCGACCACCCAGCGTTCCGCACCGAGGCTGGCAGAACACGGATCGTGTCGTTGTGGGATCAGATCGTGACGACTCCGGGGGGCACCCCGGTCGAGGCGACCTACGGGACGGAGTGGTCAGCCGCCGACATCGACGCCGGTCGGGCGTGGTCCGTCACCGACCCATACGGTCACGGGACGCACGTAGGCGGCATCGCAGCCGGGAACGGACGGTGGACCCGCGATGCGGCGCGAGCGAACGACGCAGCCGTTCGTTACACGGGCGTCGCACCCGACGCCGACCTCATCGTCGTGCGCAGCTCGCTGCTGACGCCGGACATCCTCGACGGAGCGGCGTACATCTTTCTGCGAGCGCGTCAGTTGGGCTTGCCTGCCGTCGTCAACATGAGCTTCGGAAACACGTGGGGCTCGCACGACGGACGCGGGCTCTTCAACGAGGCGCTGAACCTGCTGACATCCGGCATGCCGGGTTCCATCATCGTCGCGGCTGCCGGAAATGAAGGTGACCAGAACACGCACGCTCGGGTCGTGCTTCAGCCTGGCGCCGCCCCGAAGCGCGTCTACTTCCGATCCGAGTTCGCCAGCGAAGAGGTCTTCGTAGAGACGTGGCAGGCGCTGGGATCGGACGTGTTGGTGAAAGCGCTGTATCCGCGCAACGCGGCGGGCGACTTGACGGATTTCGGCATCGGCGATATCGCGCCGGGACAGATCGGCGGCGGGATCCTGGCTGGAGGACCGACCAAGAGCCTCGAATGGTTCCTCAACTACGTCCAGAGCCCGCCGGAGCAGCCCGACCAGGAGACGCTCTTCGTCGCGCTGTCGCGCGCGGGCGACTACGTCGTGCCCATCGACGCCTACGACTTCGCCCTCGAGTTCTCCGGTGAGGGCACCGTGGATGTCTACATCCATCAGGGGCACTTCGTCGCCAAGCCGTCGGACGCCGATTCGGTCAAACCAGACGGGCTGCGTAGCGTCGGCGCGCCTGCGGAAGCCGATGCGGTGATCGGCGTCGGCTCCGTTGCGACGCGTAACTCCTGGCTCGACGCTTCCGGGCAAGTGCAGACCCGCAGCGCCGTCGTCATCGGCGAGCGCTCCGCCTTCTCCAGCGCGGGCCCGCGCCGCGACGACGCCCGCAAGCCCGATATCGCCACGCCGGGCGAGTACGCCATCGCGCCGCTCTCGAGTGATCTCGTCTCCCTGGTGACGCCGTCGAGGATCACGCCGGACGGCAGGCACATCGTGTTCCGCGGTACGAGCATGTCCTGCGCGTACGCGACGGGGCTGGTCGCGCTGCTGCTACAGCAGAACCCGACGCTGACATCGGATGCCGCCAAGTCGCGGCTCGCGGCGGCGGCATCGGGAGCGGCTTGGAACCCGCTGGTAGGCGTCGGCATGCCCGACGCGCGTCGTCTGCTCGGTATCCCGGCGACCCCGACCGGCGTTCGCACCGAAGTCGGCGCCGGTACGGCTTCCGTCTCATGGGCTCCCAACGCCGAGTCGGACATCGCGTACTACCGCGTGATCGTCGACGGGACGGCGCGCGATGTGCGCGGCGCGACGCGTCTCGACGGCATCGCCGTATCGGCGGCGGGAACCTCGATTCGCGTCTCGGCGGTCAACGGAGCCGGCAGGTCGAGCGCGCCTTCGGAGCCGCTGATGCTGCGCCCGAACGCCACGGTTCCTGCGCCTTCCGGGGTGCGGATCGCGTCCCTGGATCGCCGTCTGTTCGTCACCTGGAACGCTGTGCCAAACGCCGTGTCCTATCGCGTTCACTGGGGCGTTCGTCCGGGCGACCGACCCAACATCGCGGAGTCCCGAGACACCAGCGCGCCTCTTGCGGCTCTGACGAACGGCTCCATCTACTATCTCGTCGTTGCAGCGGTCGATGCCGCTGGCAACGAGAGCCCCGCGTCGCCGGAGGTTAGCGGATCGCCGCACTCTCCGCTGGCGCTCTCGGTTCCCAAGCTGACTGAGAGAGCCGGATTCCCCATCGAGCTCACGGGCGACATCTTCGCCTCGCCGACCGTCGCGGACGTGGACGGAGACGGGAAGCTCGAGGTATTCGTCGGCGGGTTCGACGGGAAGGTCTACGCGTGGCGGTCAAACGGCACGCCGCTCGTCGGATGGCCCCAGACGGCGGGCGATCCGGTCGTCGGCGGGGTCGCCATTGGCGACATGGACGCCGACGGAACCATGGATGTCGTCGTCGCGTCGGGCAGGCGCGTGCTGGCGTGGACTTGGCAGGGAACGCGGCTGCGCGGCTATCCGGTGACTGCGCCGAACGTCATCCGGTCCGGGGCGGTGCTTGCCAGCATCGGCGCGGACCGCACGATGGGGGTGTTCGCGTGCGTCGCGGAAGGCGCGTCCGGCGTCTACGGATGGGACGCCAGCGGGAAAGAGCTCGCCGGGTTCCCGCTGCGTTTCGGTGACAATGAGTATTCGTACACATCGCCGCTGATCGCCGATACGGACTTCGACGGCGCGATGGAGGTCTACGCGACGACGGTTCGCGGACCCATCTACGGCTGGGGGATCGACGGGAAGGCGCGCCAGGGCTATCCGGCATTTCCGGAAGGCGGAGTGCGGGAACACGCGTCACCGACCGCCGCGATGCTTGGCGGGCAGACGCTCTCGATGCTATTCACCGGCAGCGACGCTGGCGTGGTCGCCTATTCGCCTAAGGGCGAAGTCGCGTCCGGCTTCCCGGTTCCCATGATGACCGACACGGACGCCCCCGTGAGCACAGGCGACTTGGACGGCGACGGGGTACCCGAGATCCTCGCCGCCGACGGGATCGGCTTCATCCATGCGTGGCACGCCAACGGGGAACCGGTCGAAGGGTTCCCGGTCGCCCTGCTGGACACGTGTCCGGCGACGCCTCTGGTTGCCGACCTGGACGGCGACGGCAGGTCGGAGATCGTCGCCATCGCGAACGAACGACGGGGCGAGGGATGCGTCGTGTACGTGCTGAACCCCGACGGCTTGGCGCGTTACGTCGCCGTCTTGGATGTGAATGTCGTGGCGACGCCCGCGCTGGCGGACATCGACGGGAACGGTCGCGTCGATCTGGTCGCGACGACGCTGCGCAGGCAGGCGGACGAGGACGATCCAGCCGCGACTCCGGCGTTGGGCGGGCGCGTGTTCGCCTGGGAGCTGCCGGTAGGCGTCTCTCGCGCCGACTACGCGTCCGACCGAGGAGGTCCTGCGCGTTCGGGCGTCGCTCGGTTCGGACTGCCGGTTCCCAGTGTCGTCAGCAAGGCGCAGGCGTCTTGGCGCAAGGGGAAGGCGCGCATCACCTGGTCGGCGTCTGACAATCGTGGGAACCTGGGCTATCGTGTGCTGCGATCCCCGCGTGACGGCGGTCCCGCGACGCCCGTCACCGACGTCCTCATCCGCGCGAAGAGCGTGAACGGGTCGGCGTCGGCGGATTACACCCTGGACGACTCGACTTCGGATCCGTTACAGGCGTACCGTTACGAGATCGTCAACGTCGGGACGATGGGTCGGCAGGCGTCTGCTGCGACGATCGAGCTCAAGTCGCGCGCGGAGTCGACGCTGGCGACGCAATGGGGTCGTCTCAAGAAGGTCGTTGCGATGGCTCCTTATCCGATCCCGGCGAACCCGGAGGTGTGGATTCCCTACGCGCTCGGAGAGGCCAGTCACGTCACTATCACGATCCACGACGCTTCGGGTGAGCTCGTGCGTCAGGTCGAGGTTGGAGCGCGCGAGCCGGGCTCTTACTCGACGCGGGCGAAGGCGGCGCACTGGGACGGCCGGAACGATCTGGGCGAGCCGGTCGCCAGCGGGGTCTACTGGGTGCGCGTCATCGCCGATTCGATCAGCGCTCCTCCCCGCCGTGTGCTGATCGCCAAGTAGCCCTCCCGTGCGCGCCCTCATCCCGACCTTATCCCTGAAGGCGAAGGAGCCATCAGGGTTGGCGTCCCATTACGGAGTCCCTTCACGGGGAGATTGGGTGAGGGATCCGTGCGCGGCCCCGCCGCCCATGCTCGCCCGTTGCTCCCTGACGGACGGTGTGGCAATCTGAGCCGGCGATGCCTGTGCCCGCTCCGCTCCTTACGATCCGGTGAGCCGTCTCGGCGCGGACGTGCTACGCCCTTCCATTCGGAGGACTTCGACGACATGGCAGAGCTTCTGACCAACCCCTACGCCGCCGAGGGAGAGTGGCTGCGGGGCAATCTGCACACGCATACGACGCTGAGCGACGGATCGCGCGATGCCGCCGCCGTCATCGCGGACTACGAAGAGCGCGGATACGGGTTCCTCGCCATCTCGGATCACGACCGCCTGCTCGACCCGCAACCGCACGTCGCCGACAGGTCGCTGGTGTTGATTCCCGGCGTCGAAGTGTCCGCCCGGGGCCCGCACATCCTCCACATCGGCGCGAGCGCACTGCTGGAGCCCGACCCCGACCGCCAGGTCGTCGTCGACGGGATCAAGGCTCAGGGCGCCATCGCCATTCTGAATCACCCGAACTGGGGCAGGACGTTCAACCACTTCCCACACGAGTTGATGGAGTCCCTCACGGGCTACGACGGCATCGAGGTCTACAACGGCGTCATCGAGCGGCTCGAAGGCACGTCGCTGGCGACGGATCGATGGGACCGATTATTGTCGGCGGGTCGCCAGGTGTGGGGATACGGCAACGACGACGCCCATCTGCCATGCGATGTCGAGCTCGCCTGGACGGTCGTCCGCGTCTCTGAGCGGA
This genomic interval from Candidatus Poribacteria bacterium contains the following:
- a CDS encoding sugar phosphate isomerase/epimerase; its protein translation is MSMLTIIIALVKGEGIPSCKRKLPQGCPAVRAGSSERVRVPRHRAAVVPSKPLHCAASWRQRPDPTRVLSGGSRGERVMELIFFTKFLKSLNPQQIGEAAKRIGVDGVDLAVRDGYAVNPSNVSTALAPAMRTWRSQGVTVPMVTLEGGATDPSDPTLIAIFEACGAEGIGLIKLGYWHWGGSQPYWEGVASIRRALEGFTKLGERTGVCSLIHTHSGSCFGLNASAAMHLAHDFDPKHVGVYLDPGHLALCGEPLPMALAMVGSHLKMVGAKNARHERADGGKWRTVWTTLADGLVDWGGAVQTFARSGFEGPFSVHGEYSVTEETEGVLRLAAEDVALLRAAAG
- the rpsD gene encoding 30S ribosomal protein S4 — translated: MQAGRGRFRSGRRACSVCLSPLAALTYATASWRWRAALRLSTGTAGWIADRTRILRHTRSDGGSGFMIRAGRPKHKICRKAGYCLWGDPRCPSLKRPYASGEHGQKQYRRSDYSRMLFEKQKLRYTFNVTERQFRNSFDKAKRMAGVTAENLLRLLETRLDSIVFRSGLAASPFHARQLVAHGHFLLDGHRVTIPSMVIKPGQVISIRPKSRSQDWADIGVAHLDNLPVPYLQGNAQQGSVWLTALPNMDQVPIGDIDVQQTVSYYSRV
- a CDS encoding ribbon-helix-helix domain-containing protein; amino-acid sequence: MSSMTRSPRDPPDSTRVGSGRCRHDAAQCSGFDGTTAARCRGTRTRSLEPARTAGHPCGSFRLQLGMPSPLTSAIIMVSILMILRYEEECPLAVTRKISITVSLEPDQVAQLDTISETTRVPKSVLVREAVARVLKDYQALLNPHDGARGDQTSKSRTND
- a CDS encoding phosphoesterase, whose amino-acid sequence is MAELLTNPYAAEGEWLRGNLHTHTTLSDGSRDAAAVIADYEERGYGFLAISDHDRLLDPQPHVADRSLVLIPGVEVSARGPHILHIGASALLEPDPDRQVVVDGIKAQGAIAILNHPNWGRTFNHFPHELMESLTGYDGIEVYNGVIERLEGTSLATDRWDRLLSAGRQVWGYGNDDAHLPCDVELAWTVVRVSERSPGAVLDALRTGNCYASTGVVVRDIAVADSLLRIDTENAERIRFIGKHGVFLQTSEGRSATFALPTTPEDAQRLSYVRAECYGSGGRVAWTQPFICCV